A portion of the Cyanobium sp. PCC 7001 genome contains these proteins:
- a CDS encoding YheT family hydrolase — protein sequence MAHPLGAGPLLASLDLEPFQPRFPWLGADLQTLRDSLRPLALGPDRGIPHLFDLEAGERLMASLDPPRPAGSSQEAPPRAWVLVLHGLGGSSRRGGVRRLGQLLQQAGFAVLRLNLRGAGPGRPLARGTYAACCNRDLLPVLRQAAALAAPAPLLAVGLSLGGTVLLNAALAEPTLLAGLVCVSSPLDLAVSSAQIERPRNRLYQRWLLQRLMAETLHDPFGLDPHERRDLEGGNAPGSIRAFDAAITAPRWGYADVEHYYRQASPLSALRTRLQEGEGLPPTLLVHALDDPWVPAGPTLELAAAVASGGRSPGPGPLEVVLTRQGGHNGFHGRRDGTRGSWADRLGTAWLDRLTQRLVQG from the coding sequence GTGGCCCACCCCCTCGGGGCCGGCCCGCTGCTGGCCTCCCTTGACCTGGAGCCCTTCCAGCCCCGTTTCCCCTGGCTGGGTGCCGATCTCCAGACCCTGCGCGACAGCCTGCGCCCGCTGGCGCTGGGGCCCGATCGCGGCATCCCTCACCTGTTCGATCTGGAGGCGGGCGAGCGGCTCATGGCCAGCCTGGATCCGCCCAGGCCTGCGGGCTCCAGCCAGGAGGCGCCGCCCCGGGCCTGGGTGCTGGTGCTGCACGGTCTGGGGGGGAGCAGCCGCCGCGGCGGGGTGCGCCGCCTGGGGCAGCTGCTGCAGCAGGCCGGCTTTGCCGTCCTGCGCCTGAACCTGCGTGGCGCCGGACCTGGCCGCCCCCTGGCCCGCGGCACCTATGCCGCCTGCTGCAACCGTGACCTCCTGCCGGTGCTGCGGCAGGCCGCTGCCCTGGCGGCTCCGGCGCCGCTGCTGGCCGTGGGCCTGTCGCTGGGGGGCACCGTGCTGCTCAATGCCGCCCTGGCGGAGCCGACCCTGCTGGCGGGCCTGGTGTGTGTGAGTAGCCCTCTGGATCTGGCCGTCAGTTCGGCCCAGATCGAGCGGCCCCGCAACCGTCTCTACCAGCGCTGGCTGCTGCAACGGCTGATGGCCGAGACCCTGCACGACCCCTTCGGCCTGGATCCGCACGAGCGACGCGATCTTGAGGGCGGCAACGCGCCCGGGAGCATCCGCGCCTTCGACGCCGCCATCACGGCACCCCGCTGGGGCTACGCCGATGTGGAGCACTACTACCGGCAGGCTTCACCGCTGTCCGCCCTCCGCACCAGGCTCCAGGAGGGGGAAGGGCTGCCGCCCACCCTGCTGGTGCATGCCCTGGATGATCCCTGGGTGCCCGCAGGTCCCACATTGGAGCTGGCCGCCGCCGTCGCCTCGGGGGGCCGCTCCCCTGGTCCAGGCCCGCTCGAGGTGGTGCTCACCCGGCAGGGCGGCCACAACGGTTTCCATGGCCGACGCGACGGGACCAGGGGCTCCTGGGCCGATCGCCTCGGCACGGCCTGGCTGGATCGCCTGACCCAGCGGCTGGTTCAGGGCTGA
- a CDS encoding NAD(P)(+) transhydrogenase (Re/Si-specific) subunit beta has translation MDTLAAAFPVAIDLGAVLLLALGIKGLSKVRSARSANGLAALAMGLAVAGLLIQLRPAPIAWAGIALGAAAGGLAGLITARRVPMTAMPEMVALFNGCGGLASLLVAVGVALFQADASDLVAQVSIAISVVVGAITFSGSIVAMAKLQGWLDTPSWTQSSLRHGVNLTLAAVALGAAVLLPSHSGGAVLAVLVASALLLGVGVTLPIGGADMPVVISLLNSYSGVAAAAAGFVVGSQLLIVAGAMVGAAGLILTQVMCTAMNRSLVSVLFGGALGAAAKVGGGGGEAGYTHITSCSPEECALALENAERVVFVPGYGLAVAQAQHALRELAKVLEANGTEVSYAIHPVAGRMPGHMNVLLAEADVPYEQLQEMDAINPEFPRTDVAIVLGANDVVNPDAKTDPASPLYGMPVLEVDQARQVFVVKRSLGAGYAGIANALFELPQTAMVFGDAKAVLNGLLSELRELGVGRQKVAS, from the coding sequence ATGGACACATTGGCTGCCGCATTTCCCGTGGCCATCGACCTGGGGGCGGTGCTGCTGCTCGCCCTGGGCATCAAGGGCCTCTCCAAGGTGCGCTCCGCCCGCTCCGCCAACGGCCTGGCGGCCCTGGCCATGGGCCTGGCGGTGGCGGGGTTGCTGATCCAGCTGCGTCCGGCGCCGATCGCCTGGGCCGGCATCGCCCTCGGCGCCGCCGCCGGTGGCCTGGCGGGCCTGATCACGGCCCGGCGTGTGCCGATGACGGCCATGCCCGAGATGGTGGCCCTGTTCAACGGCTGCGGCGGCCTGGCCTCCCTGCTGGTGGCGGTGGGCGTGGCCCTGTTCCAGGCCGACGCCTCCGACCTGGTCGCCCAGGTGTCGATCGCGATCTCGGTGGTGGTGGGTGCCATCACCTTCAGCGGCTCGATCGTGGCCATGGCCAAGCTGCAGGGTTGGCTGGACACGCCCTCCTGGACCCAGAGCAGCCTGCGCCACGGCGTGAATCTCACCCTGGCGGCCGTGGCCCTGGGGGCGGCCGTGCTGCTGCCCAGCCACAGCGGCGGTGCGGTGCTGGCCGTGCTGGTGGCCAGCGCCCTGCTGCTGGGGGTGGGGGTGACCCTGCCGATCGGCGGCGCCGACATGCCGGTGGTGATCTCCCTGCTGAACAGCTATTCCGGCGTGGCGGCGGCGGCGGCCGGCTTCGTGGTGGGCAGCCAGCTGCTGATCGTGGCCGGCGCCATGGTGGGCGCGGCGGGCCTGATCCTCACCCAGGTGATGTGCACGGCCATGAACCGCTCGCTGGTGAGCGTGCTGTTCGGCGGCGCGCTCGGCGCTGCGGCCAAGGTGGGCGGCGGCGGCGGCGAAGCCGGCTACACCCACATCACCAGCTGCAGCCCCGAAGAGTGCGCCCTGGCCCTGGAGAACGCCGAGCGGGTGGTGTTCGTGCCCGGCTACGGCCTGGCCGTGGCCCAGGCCCAGCACGCCCTGCGGGAACTCGCCAAGGTGCTGGAAGCCAACGGCACCGAGGTGAGCTACGCCATCCACCCGGTGGCGGGCCGCATGCCGGGCCACATGAACGTGCTGCTGGCCGAGGCCGACGTGCCCTACGAGCAGCTCCAGGAGATGGACGCGATCAACCCAGAATTCCCCCGCACCGATGTTGCGATCGTGCTGGGCGCCAACGACGTGGTGAACCCCGATGCCAAGACCGACCCCGCCAGCCCCCTCTACGGCATGCCGGTGCTGGAGGTGGATCAGGCCCGCCAGGTGTTCGTGGTGAAGCGCAGCCTCGGCGCCGGCTACGCCGGCATCGCCAATGCGCTGTTCGAGCTGCCCCAGACCGCCATGGTGTTCGGCGACGCCAAGGCGGTGCTCAATGGCCTGCTCTCGGAACTGCGGGAGCTGGGGGTCGGGCGTCAGAAGGTGGCGTCCTGA
- a CDS encoding DUF368 domain-containing protein, which yields MATAPSVPYVIGCGLAMGAADVVPGVSGGSMAFILGIYGRLLEAIAGFDLELLALLRRGAWRQAASRVQLGFLVPLLVGIGASVLLLVRPITWLYEHHPVLLFAYFFGLIVGSIVLIARHAHWGASGLVAMALGVIGALLLVTRVPVTMPHDPFTIFWSGGVAIMAMILPGISGSFLLLVLGQYQHVMEAVKGLDLATLVPFALGCISGLLLFVRLLRWLLHRWHGQTVALLVGFMVGSLWKIWPFRTVLETTINAKGKLVVLRDALAAPASPSALAAALLLMGIGVALVVGLEALQARVGVEEMGG from the coding sequence ATGGCCACCGCGCCGTCAGTGCCCTACGTGATTGGTTGCGGTCTGGCGATGGGGGCCGCCGATGTGGTGCCCGGCGTGTCGGGGGGCAGCATGGCCTTCATCCTGGGGATCTACGGCCGGTTGCTGGAGGCAATCGCCGGCTTCGATCTGGAGCTGCTTGCCCTGCTGCGCCGGGGCGCCTGGCGCCAGGCGGCTTCGCGGGTGCAGCTGGGCTTCCTGGTGCCCCTGCTGGTGGGGATCGGCGCCTCGGTGCTGCTCCTGGTGCGGCCGATCACCTGGCTGTACGAGCACCATCCGGTGCTGCTGTTCGCCTACTTCTTCGGGCTGATCGTGGGCTCGATCGTGCTGATCGCCCGCCATGCCCACTGGGGCGCCAGCGGCCTGGTGGCCATGGCCCTGGGGGTGATCGGCGCTCTGCTGCTGGTCACGCGGGTGCCGGTGACCATGCCCCACGACCCCTTCACCATTTTCTGGAGTGGCGGGGTGGCGATCATGGCGATGATCCTGCCGGGGATCTCCGGCTCGTTCCTGCTGCTGGTGCTGGGCCAGTACCAGCACGTGATGGAGGCGGTGAAGGGGCTCGATCTGGCCACCCTGGTGCCGTTTGCCCTGGGCTGCATCAGCGGTCTGCTGCTGTTCGTGCGGCTGCTGCGCTGGTTGCTGCACCGCTGGCACGGCCAGACGGTGGCCCTGCTGGTGGGCTTCATGGTGGGATCGCTCTGGAAGATCTGGCCGTTCCGCACCGTGCTGGAAACCACCATCAACGCCAAGGGGAAGCTGGTGGTGCTGCGTGATGCCCTGGCCGCGCCCGCCAGCCCCTCGGCCCTCGCCGCCGCCCTGTTGCTGATGGGCATCGGCGTGGCCCTGGTGGTGGGGCTCGAAGCCCTGCAGGCCCGGGTGGGTGTGGAGGAGATGGGCGGCTGA
- a CDS encoding RluA family pseudouridine synthase produces MRAAATPVGPPDARWGLELVHADAWLLAVHKPSGLLSQPGLGPALRDSALSRLQQRWPTARLAHRLDRDTSGLLLLALDAASHRHLSLQFQRGLVRKAYVAEVHGQLARRRGCIDAPLARVSTRPPRYGVVPGGKPSLTLWRRLALGPASTRLLLLPRTGRSHQLRAHLAAIGHPILGDPLYGPADAAADPGSGRLRLHALGLRFHHPHSGAPLRLRCAGHWGDP; encoded by the coding sequence GTGAGGGCGGCAGCCACGCCGGTTGGACCGCCCGACGCGCGGTGGGGCCTGGAGCTGGTGCATGCCGATGCCTGGCTGCTCGCGGTGCACAAGCCCTCCGGACTGCTCAGTCAGCCTGGCCTCGGCCCCGCCCTGCGGGACTCGGCCCTCAGCCGACTGCAGCAGCGCTGGCCCACGGCCCGGCTGGCGCACCGGCTCGATCGCGACACCTCGGGGCTGCTCCTGCTGGCGCTCGATGCCGCCAGCCATCGCCACCTGAGCCTCCAGTTCCAGCGCGGCCTGGTGCGCAAGGCCTACGTGGCCGAGGTGCACGGTCAGCTGGCCAGGCGCCGCGGATGCATCGACGCGCCCCTCGCCCGCGTCAGCACCCGTCCGCCCCGCTACGGCGTGGTGCCCGGGGGCAAGCCGAGCCTCACCCTCTGGCGCCGGCTGGCCCTGGGCCCGGCATCGACGCGCCTGCTGCTGCTTCCCCGCACCGGGCGCTCCCATCAGCTGCGGGCGCACCTGGCTGCCATCGGCCACCCGATCCTGGGCGACCCGCTCTATGGCCCGGCCGATGCCGCCGCAGACCCCGGGTCGGGGCGGCTGCGCCTCCATGCCCTCGGCCTG
- a CDS encoding 1-deoxy-D-xylulose-5-phosphate reductoisomerase: MKAISVLGSTGSIGTQTLELACEFPDRFRVVALTAGNNLDLLLEQILRHAPEVVALADADKVPQLRERLEALDPSLQPARLPELLGGPEGLCAAAAWPTADLVVTGIVGCAGLLPTLAAIRAGKDLALANKETLIAAGPVVLPELAKSGSRLLPADSEHSAIFQCLQGTPWADTARLSTGVPTPGLRRIQLTASGGAFRDWDPADLPKATVADATSHPNWSMGRKITVDSASLMNKGLEVIEAHYLFGLDYDAIEIVIHPQSIIHSMVELADSSVLAQLGWPDMKLPILYCLSWPGRLPTPWRRLDLTDVGSLTFRKPDPARYPCMELAYAAGRAGGTMPAVMNAANEEAVALFLEERLHFLDIPKLIEQVCDRHREDRMDSPSLEDVLAVDGWARRATHEAAAALEARLPATLPA, translated from the coding sequence GTGAAAGCCATCAGCGTGCTCGGTTCCACCGGTTCGATCGGCACCCAGACCCTCGAGCTGGCCTGCGAATTCCCCGACCGCTTCCGGGTGGTGGCCCTCACGGCCGGCAACAACCTCGACCTGCTGCTGGAGCAGATCCTGCGTCACGCTCCCGAGGTGGTGGCCCTGGCCGACGCCGACAAGGTGCCCCAGCTGCGGGAGCGCCTGGAGGCCCTCGATCCGTCGCTGCAGCCCGCCAGGCTGCCGGAACTGCTGGGCGGACCCGAGGGCCTCTGCGCCGCGGCCGCCTGGCCCACGGCCGACCTGGTGGTGACCGGGATCGTGGGCTGCGCCGGCCTGCTGCCCACCCTCGCCGCGATCCGCGCCGGCAAGGATCTGGCCCTCGCCAACAAGGAAACGCTCATCGCCGCCGGACCGGTGGTGCTGCCCGAACTGGCGAAATCCGGCTCCCGGCTGCTGCCGGCCGACTCCGAGCACTCCGCCATCTTCCAGTGCCTGCAGGGCACTCCCTGGGCCGACACGGCGCGGCTGAGCACCGGTGTGCCCACGCCGGGCCTGCGCCGCATCCAGCTCACCGCGTCCGGCGGCGCCTTCCGCGACTGGGACCCGGCTGATCTGCCCAAGGCCACCGTGGCCGATGCCACCAGCCATCCGAACTGGAGCATGGGCCGCAAGATCACGGTGGATTCGGCCTCGCTGATGAACAAGGGCCTGGAGGTGATCGAGGCCCACTACCTGTTCGGCCTGGATTACGACGCCATCGAGATCGTGATCCACCCCCAGAGCATCATCCACTCGATGGTGGAGCTGGCCGATTCCTCGGTGCTGGCCCAGCTGGGCTGGCCCGACATGAAGCTGCCGATCCTCTACTGCCTGAGCTGGCCCGGTCGCCTGCCCACCCCCTGGCGTCGCCTGGATCTCACCGACGTGGGTTCGCTCACCTTCCGCAAGCCCGACCCGGCACGATACCCCTGCATGGAGCTGGCCTACGCCGCGGGCCGCGCCGGCGGCACCATGCCCGCGGTGATGAATGCGGCCAACGAGGAGGCCGTGGCGCTCTTCCTCGAGGAACGGCTCCACTTCCTCGACATCCCGAAGCTGATCGAACAGGTGTGCGACCGCCACCGGGAGGACCGGATGGACAGTCCTTCCCTGGAGGATGTGCTGGCGGTGGACGGCTGGGCACGCCGGGCGACCCACGAGGCGGCCGCTGCGCTGGAGGCCCGCCTGCCCGCCACCCTGCCGGCCTGA
- a CDS encoding ferredoxin: MPGTPATAGQPVAHHLLLCATPTKPLCCPDPAVGAASWDTLKRLVRELGLEDPGREGGIVLRTKADCLRICAEGPVLLVWPEGIVYGGVTPERIERIVREHVVGGEPVEDWIARRQPFWRDGSPQARHAQP, encoded by the coding sequence ATGCCCGGGACTCCGGCCACCGCTGGGCAGCCCGTGGCCCATCACCTGCTCCTCTGCGCCACCCCCACCAAGCCGCTCTGCTGCCCCGATCCCGCCGTGGGTGCCGCCAGCTGGGACACCCTCAAGCGGTTGGTGCGGGAGCTGGGCCTCGAGGATCCGGGCCGCGAGGGAGGCATCGTGCTGCGCACCAAGGCCGACTGCCTGCGCATCTGCGCCGAGGGGCCGGTGCTGCTGGTGTGGCCCGAGGGAATCGTCTACGGCGGCGTGACGCCTGAGCGGATCGAGCGGATCGTGCGGGAGCACGTGGTGGGCGGGGAGCCGGTGGAAGATTGGATCGCGCGAAGGCAGCCGTTTTGGCGCGACGGCTCTCCCCAGGCGCGGCACGCTCAGCCCTGA